In a genomic window of Erigeron canadensis isolate Cc75 chromosome 5, C_canadensis_v1, whole genome shotgun sequence:
- the LOC122600929 gene encoding protein TONSOKU yields MKTRKDEGELIAAKRGYKNASAEGNRQEEARWANVIGDILKKRGEYVEALKWYRIDYEVSTKYLPQKHLLPTCQSLGEVHLRLQNFQDALHFQREHLDLANDAGDLVEQQRASTQLGRTYYEMFLNSDSDQPSLRNAKKYFISAMKLAHTLKKSNKQSFLKEYIDSHNNIGMVEMDLDNLQESEKILTRGLQICDEEEVSENDDGRTRLHHNLGNVYLDLRKWDKAKKHIEKDIVICKNIGHAPGEAKGYINLGELHYRVQKYEEADLCYQKAMELAKSMDDEYALADQINQNIEVVKKATQVMEEMKKEEQKLKKLSRNVILAKGTSGERKLLLQQNASLDSLIDKSSTIFAWKKHCEFAKKKKKIAREICDKEKLGDSYLVIGESYQKLRNFNKAKKWYSRCWETYKSIGNIEGQALAKINLGGVMDSVGKWSEALDEFREGYRIACEANLPLTQLSALENMHYSQMIRFDNVGEARRLQSEIDKLKQAISDAEPLNVPKDCCSETDTEGDNISLVNSGSKYSPNPSLSKSYGNNLSEDDVPLVSLSRSDDYRSKSKRCSSTKSLEASNKSVSKSCSQTVSRKRGRLLLSDDEDEYQEVRCPNGKIHESPQEHVSICNDFNSRKDLDSHTDEYQDVSPVSFKYESRSCNPVHTEESTSSLKGRSLKLATQTAKDFRCSNPLEDDSAGVYENLCHKMGDSGSIYAACEDEYCKHIIFKVMDDFVHIEPVGCKYGGKQSIDDMKVEVACLYYLKLNKEKRIKGDLPIIHHFKCGREVIESLETLDTSNDYMCGKCWVEVSIGCWEPKSLVMRYVDCCNDLSEQPNLKLLKKLYILTESADEIDVSECGLKDAAVAPLINALQLHNNICALNLSHNLLGNATIEKLNGLFTSPYQKSGDLVLDLHCNLFGPTALLQICECNVIVSRLEVLNISGNNLNDKCSTSISTILQNCKALYSLNMERCSITSRIIKKITESLNSGSSLQELSIGYNSDISEIFLVSLLDKLATLKSFTRLSVNGIKLEDDAVDSLCELIKATTLSHLMIGDTSIGTERAIQLMDSFGSKKCDRVKLDLSSCLLTANFIMKLNMHTSLISHMLELNAYGNPLMQEGGIALASLLKNPHCKIKVLDLSKCQLSLVCVLGILQSLATNTSIMELNLSENALQGEYDTLVKVKSHEEVSLDGDHDLLELEVADSEDEANEPRRPGRNVKCKSSFENHVFKSNRTFIQELSSAISAATHLQLLDVSNNGFSEQVGETLYDAWLLKPRGGLTQRHIQGGIIHLSAEPNLCCNAKPCCKK; encoded by the exons ATGAAGACGAGGAAAGATGAAGGAGAGTTGATCGCAGCAAAGAGAGGATATAAAAACGCATCGGCGGAAGGAAACCGGCAGGAGGAAGCGCGGTGGGCGAACGTAATCGGAGATATATTGAAAAAGAGAGGCGAATATGTGGAGGCTTTGAAATGGTATCGAATCGATTACGAGGTTTCGACAAAGTATTTACCTCAGAAACATCTGCTTCCCACTTGTCAATCTCTTGGTGAAGTTCATCTTCGCCTCCAAAATTTCCAAGATGCCCTTCATTTCCAG AGAGAACATTTGGACCTTGCAAACGATGCGGGTGACTTGGTTGAGCAACAAAGAGCAAGCACCCAACTTGGGCGGACATACTATGAAATGTTTTTAAACTCCGATAGTGATCAACCTTCTCTTCGGAATGCCAAAAAGTACTTTATTTCTGCCATGAAGTTGGCTCATACTCTTAAAAAGTCCAACAAGCAGAGTTTTTTGAAAGAATACATAGATTCCCATAATAACATAGGGATGGTTGAAATGGACCTTGATAATCTGCAAGAATCTGAAAAAATTCTTACCAGGGGCTTGCAAATTTGTGACGAAGAAGAGGTTTCTGAAAATGATGATGGGAGAACACGTCTCCATCATAACCTTGGGAACGTTTATTTGGACCTAAGAAAATGGGACAAGGCGAAAAAGCACATCGAGAAGGATATTGTTATTTGTAAGAACATTGGTCATGCTCCAGGTGAGGCAAAGGGATACATAAACCTTGGTGAGCTACATTATAGGGTACAGAAATATGAAGAGGCAGATCTGTGTTATCAAAAGGCAATGGAGTTGGCTAAATCTATGGATGATGAGTATGCTTTAGCTGATCAAATTAACCAAAATATAGAAGTCGTGAAAAAAGCAACACAGGTAATGGAGGAGATGAAGAAGGAAGAGCAGAAGCTCAAGAAACTGAGCAGAAACGTAATTTTGGCAAAAGGCACATCAGGTGAGAGGAAGCTCTTGCTACAGCAGAATGCATCTCTTGATTCCCTTATTGATAAATCAAGCACGATTTTTGCATGGAAGAAG CACTGTGAGTTtgcaaaaaagaagaaaaaaatagcCAGGGAAATTTGTGACAAAGAAAAACTGGGTGATTCATACCTAGTTATTGGCGAGTCTTACCAAAAGCTCCGGAACTTTAACAAAGCCAAAAAATGGTACTCCAGATGCTGGGAGACCTACAAGTCGATTGGGAACATAGAG GGGCAAGCATTAGCTAAGATTAATCTCGGAGGTGTCATGGATTCGGTAGGCAAATGGTCAGAGGCGTTAGATGAATTCAGAGAAGGCTACAG AATTGCTTGTGAAGCTAATCTACCTTTAACACAGCTGTCTGCACTGGAGAATATGCATTATAGTCAGATGATCAGATTTGATAATGTTGGAGAGGCCAG GAGGTTGCAGTCTGAAATCGACAAATTAAAGCAGGCAATCAGTGATGCTGAACCTTTAAATGTTCCAAAAGACTGCTGCTCTGAGACTGATACCGAGGGAGATAATATATCATTAGTCAATTCTGGCTCAAAATATTCACCAAATCCAAGTTTATCAAAATCATATGGTAACAATTTGTCAGAAGATGATGTCCCTTTGGTCTCACTTTCTCGCTCAGATGACTATCGATCCAAATCAAAACGCTGTAGTTCTACAAAGTCATTGGAAGCCTCAAACAAGAGTGTGTCCAAGTCCTGTAGTCAAACAGTTAGTCGAAAAAGGGGTCGGTTACTCCTTTCTGACGATGAAGATGAATATCAGGAAGTGCGGTGTCCTAATGGAAAAATTCATGAGTCCCCACAAGAACATGTTTCCATTTGTAATGATT TCAATAGTAGAAAGGATCTTGATAGTCATACTGATGAATATCAG GATGTCTCACCagtttcttttaaatatgaaagtcGTTCTTGTAATCCTGTCCATACGGAGGAAAGCACTTCTTCCCTCAAAGGCAGGAGTCTAAAACTAGCCACACAAACTGCAAAAGATTTCAGATGCTCAAATCCTCTTGAGGATGATAGTGCTGGTGTTTATGAAAATCTTTGTCATAAAATGGGTGATTCGGGCTCTATTTATGCTGCTTGTGAAGATGAATACTGT AAACATATTATATTCAAAGTCATGGATGACTTTGTACACATCGAACCTGTCGGATGTAAATATGGCGGTAAGCAGAGCATTGACGATATGAAGGTTGAAGTTGCGTGTTTATACTATTTGAAGCTTAATAAAGAGAAGAGGATCAAAG GCGACTTGCCCATCATACATCATTTCAAGTGTGGAAGAGAAGTGATTGAATCCTTGGAGACATTGGATACATCAAATGATTATATGTGTGGGAAATGCTGGGTTGAAGTCTCCATAGGTT GTTGGGAACCTAAGAGCTTGGTAATGCGTTATGTTGATTGTTGTAATGATCTTTCTGAACAGCCCAACCTGAAACTGCTTAAGAAGCTGTATATTTTAACG GAATCAGCGGATGAAATAGATGTCTCTGAATGTGGATTGAAAGATGCAGCAGTAGCACCATTAATAAATGCCTTACAGCTGCACAATAATATCTGTGCGCTAAACCTGTCGCATAATTTGCTAG GAAATGCAACTATTGAGAAACTGAATGGGTTATTTACTTCACCATATCAAAAGTCTGGCGATTTGGTTTTGGATTTACACTGCAATCTGTTTGGTCCTACTGCCTTATTACAG ATTTGTGAATGCAATGTGATTGTGTCTCGCTTGGAAGTGCTGAATATCTCTGGGAATAATTTGAATGATAAATGTTCGACATCCATTTCTACAATTTTGCAGAATTGCAAAG CTCTTTATAGCTTAAATATGGAGCGCTGTTCTATAACATCTCGGATAATCAAGAAGATTACCGAGTCGCTAAATTCTGGATCGTCCCTTCAAGAACTTTCGATTG GATACAATAGCGATATATCTGAAATTTTCTTGGTTAGTCTGTTGGATAAACTTGCCACTCTAAAGAG CTTCACACGACTAAGCGTAAACGGCATTAAGTTAGAAGATGATGCAGTTGATAGCCTGTGCGAGCTCATAAAGGCTACTACTTTGTCCCATCTGATGATTGGAGATACAAGTATTGGAACT GAGAGAGCTATACAGTTGATGGATTCATTTGGCAGTAAAAAATGTGATCGAGTCAAGCTTGATTTATCATCCTGCTTGTTGACAGCAAACTTTATCATGAAACTCAATATGCATACATCTTTGATCAGCCATATGCTGGAGTTGAATGCTTATGGAAATCCACTTATGCAAGAG GGTGGCATTGCTTTGGCATCACTTCTCAAAAACCCCCATTGCAAAATAAAGGTTCTTGATTTGAGCAAGTGCCAACTTAGTCTTGTTTGTGTACTCGGTATTCTTCAGTCTTTAGCTACCAACACGTCTATCATGGAACTCAACTTGTCAGAAAATGCTCTCCAAGGGGAATATGATACTTTGGTCAAAGTCAAATCACATGAGGAGGTTAGCTTAGATGGTGACCACGATTTACTTGAGCTCGAGGTTGCTGATAGTGAAGATGAAGCTAATGAGCCAAGAAGACCTGGTCGTAATGTGAAATGCAAAAGTTCATTCGAAAATCATGTTTTCAAGTCAAATCGAACATTCATTCAGGAGCTTTCATCTGCCATTTCTGCAGCAACACATCTTCAGTTACTTGATGTCAGCAACAACGGATTCTCAGAGCAAGTGGGAGAAACGTTGTACGATGCATGGTTATTGAAACCAAGAGGTGGTTTAACACAAAGGCATATTCAGGGAGGCATCATTCATTTATCAGCTGAGCCTAATTTATGTTGCAACGCCAAGCCctgctgcaaaaagtga